A DNA window from Solanum lycopersicum chromosome 3, SLM_r2.1 contains the following coding sequences:
- the LOC101266922 gene encoding NAP1-related protein 2 — MGAEAKKQKMAEEEIGIDGKLVISVEKLQEIQDELEKINEKASDEVLEIEQKYSHVRRPVYDRRNDIIKAIPDFWLTAFLSHPVLGELLTEEDHKIFKFLSSVEVEESKDVKSGYTITFNFNANPYFENTKLSKNYTFLEDGPTKITASTIQWTEGNGIPNGVAHEKKGNKRSLAEESFFSWFSEVNQKDDGEDDEDVFLEIQDEVAEIIKDDLWPNPLTYFNNDPDEEDLEEDEGGDEGKDSEGSDDDDDDE, encoded by the exons GAAAAACTGCAAGAGATTCAAGACGAACTTGAGAAG ATTAATGAGAAAGCAAGTGATGAAGTTTTGGAAATTGAACAAAAGTACAGTCATGTCCGCCGACCAGTCTATGATAGGCGTAATGATATTATTAAAGCTATTCCTGACTTCTGGTTGACAGCT TTCTTGAGTCATCCTGTTCTTGGGGAACTTCTAACTGAAGAGGACCATAAG ATTTTCAAGTTCCTAAGTTCGGTCGAAGTGGAAGAATCTAAGGATGTGAAATCGGGTTATACGATCACGTTT AACTTCAATGCAAatccttattttgaaaatacaAAGCTCTCGAAGAACTATACCTTTCTTGAAGATGGACCTACCAAAATCACTGCTTCGACAATACAATGGACGGAAGGCAAT GGCATTCCTAATGGAGTTGCTCATGAGAAGAAAGGAAACAAGCGATCCCTTGCTGAGGAAAG CTTTTTTAGCTGGTTCAGTGAAGTCAATCAGAAGGATGATGGTGAAGATGATGAGGATGTCTTTCTGGAGATTCAAGATGAA GTTGCTGAGATAATCAAGGACGATTTGTGGCCGAACCCTCTAACTTATTTTAACAAT GATCCTGATGAAGAAGATCTTGAGGAGGATGAAGGTGGCGATGAG GGAAAGGACAGTGAAGGCtcagatgatgatgatgatgatgagtga